In a genomic window of Pontibacter liquoris:
- a CDS encoding class I SAM-dependent methyltransferase: MRLNTNTWNRLRYTFYLPIYDLVADRLFRKYRKRSVALLGAKPADAVLILGAGTGLDLPYLQGYTNLTAIDITPGMIARLKARAEKLHLPVVARVMNGQQLNFPDSSFDAVILHLILAVIPDPVACIKEVERVLKPGGTIMVFDKFLPDGQMPSLLRRLLNPLAATLFSDINRSIGKIISHTSLKVELNDPAAFSGTFRVIRLHKPV, translated from the coding sequence ATGCGCCTGAACACCAACACTTGGAACCGCCTCCGCTATACCTTCTATCTGCCCATCTACGACCTGGTGGCCGACCGCCTTTTTCGTAAGTATAGAAAGCGCTCTGTCGCGCTGCTTGGCGCCAAACCTGCGGATGCTGTCCTTATACTTGGTGCCGGCACCGGCCTGGATCTGCCGTACCTGCAGGGCTACACGAACCTTACTGCCATCGATATCACGCCCGGCATGATCGCCAGGCTGAAAGCTCGGGCCGAAAAGCTGCACCTGCCGGTAGTGGCCCGCGTGATGAATGGCCAGCAGCTAAACTTCCCGGACAGTTCGTTTGATGCCGTGATTCTGCACCTCATACTTGCCGTGATCCCCGATCCGGTAGCCTGTATAAAAGAGGTGGAGCGGGTGCTGAAACCGGGCGGCACGATCATGGTCTTTGATAAGTTTCTGCCCGACGGGCAAATGCCTTCGCTGCTGCGGCGCCTACTGAATCCCCTTGCTGCCACGCTTTTCTCCGACATTAACCGCTCTATCGGAAAGATCATCAGCCATACTTCTTTAAAGGTAGAGCTGAACGACCCCGCTGCGTTTAGTGGTACATTTAGGGTGATCAGGTTACATAAGCCGGTTTAA
- a CDS encoding polyprenyl synthetase family protein — protein sequence MSISLKEIQAPIAQEMELFERKFRTSMKSKVLLLDRIMSYIVKRKGKQMRPMFVFFMAKLFRGDGIGDATYRGAALIELLHTATLVHDDVVDDANYRRGFFSVNALWKNKIAVLVGDYLLSKGLLLSLHNDDFELLKIVSNAVREMSEGELLQIEKARRLDITEEVYFDIIRQKTASLIASCCAVGAASAGATKEEVEKARLFGEKVGIAFQIKDDLFDYGDAEIGKPVGIDIKEKKMTLPLINALSAADWLTKRRVIYNVKNNNGDSKRVQQVIDFVKQSGGIAYTIEAMNRYHAEALEILNTFPPSPSRTSLEQLIAYTIEREK from the coding sequence ATGAGCATCAGCCTAAAGGAAATACAAGCGCCCATTGCCCAGGAAATGGAGCTGTTCGAACGGAAATTCAGAACCTCGATGAAGTCGAAGGTACTGCTTCTGGACCGCATCATGAGCTACATTGTAAAGCGCAAAGGCAAGCAGATGCGCCCGATGTTCGTGTTCTTTATGGCCAAGCTTTTCCGCGGCGACGGCATTGGCGATGCTACGTATCGCGGCGCCGCCCTAATCGAATTGCTGCACACGGCCACGCTGGTGCACGACGATGTGGTGGACGATGCCAACTACCGCCGTGGCTTTTTCTCCGTAAACGCTCTCTGGAAAAATAAGATCGCCGTGCTGGTAGGCGATTACCTGCTCTCCAAAGGCCTGCTGCTCTCCCTGCACAACGACGATTTTGAACTGCTCAAGATCGTATCCAATGCCGTGCGCGAGATGAGCGAAGGCGAGCTGCTGCAGATAGAAAAAGCCCGCCGCCTCGATATTACCGAAGAAGTTTACTTCGACATCATCCGCCAGAAAACCGCCTCGCTTATTGCTTCCTGCTGCGCCGTGGGAGCCGCCTCTGCCGGCGCTACGAAAGAAGAAGTGGAGAAAGCCCGTTTGTTTGGCGAAAAAGTGGGCATTGCTTTCCAGATAAAAGATGACCTGTTTGATTACGGCGATGCCGAGATCGGGAAGCCGGTGGGCATCGACATCAAGGAAAAGAAGATGACGCTGCCCCTGATAAACGCCCTGAGCGCTGCCGACTGGCTGACCAAGCGCCGCGTGATCTACAACGTTAAAAACAACAACGGCGACAGCAAGCGCGTGCAGCAGGTGATCGATTTTGTAAAGCAGTCGGGTGGCATTGCCTATACGATCGAGGCCATGAACCGCTATCACGCCGAAGCGCTGGAAATCCTCAACACCTTTCCGCCTTCCCCGTCACGCACCTCGCTCGAGCAACTCATCGCGTATACCATAGAACGGGAGAAGTAA